The Candidatus Koribacter versatilis Ellin345 genome has a segment encoding these proteins:
- a CDS encoding sensor histidine kinase gives MRGRIFLKLFFAYLVVIAACTLTLDIAIRRAWVNSLQTEIESSLREKVQLFALRVQAERNADLPSIARVVSKAANARATVITSDGLVLADSDANPADMENHATRPEFVAALHGNIGTNTRRSHTLGINFLYTAAPIPGGAVRLAYPLSALDAITGQVRHTLLLSSLLAAALALLLASFATQNISRRLKAIVYFADRIAAGDLSARIAEDSTDEIGKVATALDKTARQLQEVFAQVESSRQELEALLNSMQEAVIAVSNDGRLMWANQRMERMLPTGIRRNGKIIETVRDPEFLRGVQEALESRRVTSTRVSTLLPGRTFTATTAPMPGGGAVAVLHDLTETERVEKTRRDFIANVSHELRTPLTSIQGYAETLSEAFREDDPAREFVEIIRRNAQRMYRLTEDLLTLARVESGEQRMEFHAVTPGELLAEAELNFQDHHRGAGIELSVMNTAQGEVEVDRDALRQVFSNLLDNAVKYGGTGGKILLGSRDVEDRVLFYIRDFGPGIPSEHLARLFERFYRVDKARSVQSGGTGLGLAIAKHIVRAHGGEIRAESELNHGAVFSFILPRKQLLFMPARSNKTSAVS, from the coding sequence GTGAGAGGAAGGATTTTCCTCAAACTCTTTTTTGCTTATCTCGTCGTTATCGCCGCCTGCACCCTGACCCTCGATATTGCCATCCGTCGCGCTTGGGTCAACTCTCTTCAAACTGAAATCGAATCCTCGCTGCGCGAAAAAGTGCAGCTCTTCGCGCTGCGCGTCCAGGCTGAACGCAATGCCGACTTGCCGTCGATCGCCCGCGTAGTCTCCAAGGCCGCCAACGCTCGTGCCACCGTCATCACCTCCGACGGCCTCGTTCTGGCCGACTCCGACGCCAACCCCGCCGACATGGAGAACCACGCCACGCGGCCTGAGTTCGTCGCCGCATTGCATGGCAACATCGGCACCAACACGCGCCGTAGCCATACTCTCGGCATCAACTTTCTCTACACCGCAGCCCCCATTCCCGGTGGCGCCGTTCGTCTCGCTTATCCGCTCTCCGCGCTCGATGCCATTACCGGACAAGTTCGCCACACCCTGCTGCTGAGTTCGCTGCTCGCCGCCGCGCTTGCGCTCCTGCTCGCATCATTTGCCACCCAAAACATCAGCCGACGCCTCAAGGCCATCGTCTACTTCGCTGATCGCATCGCCGCCGGAGATCTCTCGGCGCGAATCGCTGAAGATTCCACCGACGAAATCGGCAAGGTCGCCACCGCGCTCGACAAGACCGCTCGCCAGTTGCAGGAAGTATTCGCGCAAGTTGAAAGCAGTCGCCAGGAACTCGAAGCCCTGCTCAACTCCATGCAGGAAGCCGTCATCGCCGTCTCCAACGATGGCCGCCTGATGTGGGCGAATCAGCGCATGGAACGCATGCTGCCCACCGGTATTCGACGCAATGGCAAGATCATCGAGACCGTCCGCGACCCCGAGTTCCTCCGCGGCGTGCAGGAGGCACTCGAGAGCCGCCGTGTCACCTCGACCCGCGTGAGCACTCTTCTGCCCGGACGCACCTTCACTGCGACCACCGCGCCTATGCCCGGCGGCGGCGCAGTGGCGGTTCTCCACGACCTCACCGAAACCGAGCGCGTTGAAAAGACTCGCCGCGACTTCATCGCCAACGTTTCGCACGAATTGCGCACGCCGCTGACTTCCATCCAGGGCTATGCCGAAACTTTGAGCGAGGCCTTCCGCGAAGATGATCCGGCCCGCGAATTCGTGGAGATCATCCGCCGCAACGCCCAGCGCATGTACCGGCTCACCGAAGATCTCCTCACTCTCGCCCGCGTCGAAAGCGGGGAACAGCGCATGGAGTTCCACGCCGTCACTCCCGGCGAGCTCCTTGCGGAAGCGGAATTAAATTTCCAGGACCACCATCGCGGCGCGGGCATCGAGCTCTCGGTGATGAACACCGCGCAAGGCGAAGTCGAAGTCGACCGCGACGCCCTTCGCCAGGTCTTCAGCAATCTGCTCGACAACGCCGTGAAGTACGGCGGCACCGGCGGCAAAATTCTCCTCGGCTCCCGCGACGTCGAAGACCGCGTCCTCTTCTACATCCGCGACTTCGGCCCCGGCATTCCCTCAGAGCACTTGGCGCGTCTCTTCGAACGCTTCTACCGGGTCGACAAAGCGCGCTCCGTGCAATCCGGCGGCACCGGCCTCGGCCTCGCCATCGCCAAACACATCGTCCGCGCCCACGGCGGCGAAATCCGCGCCGAAAGCGAACTCAACCACGGCGCCGTCTTCTCCTTCATCCTCCCGCGCAAGCAACTCCTGTTCATGCCCGCCCGCAGCAACAAAACCAGCGCCGTTTCGTAG
- a CDS encoding winged helix-turn-helix domain-containing protein, whose product MKQTVFVVEDDADIARLVRYHLEGAGFAVRTFLTGNGVIPESEKTPPNLFLLDIMVPGADGLEICRQIRHSRSIAMTPVIFLTAKTSEADKIAGLDLGADDYIAKPFSPRELIARIKAVLRRFERPLPPAVVTAGDIVIDNGAMTLTVRGNLVTTTATEFRLLEYLARHPGRVFTRDQLLDAVWRETHYVTPRSVDVYVRRIREKIEENPEDPRYLKTVRGAGYRFEVPK is encoded by the coding sequence GTGAAACAAACGGTCTTTGTCGTCGAAGATGATGCCGATATTGCTCGGCTGGTGCGCTATCACCTGGAAGGCGCAGGGTTCGCAGTTCGCACATTTCTCACGGGAAACGGCGTAATCCCCGAGTCGGAAAAAACGCCTCCTAATCTCTTTCTCCTGGACATCATGGTCCCCGGCGCGGACGGCCTCGAAATCTGCCGCCAGATCCGCCACAGCCGCAGCATTGCCATGACTCCCGTGATCTTCCTCACCGCCAAAACATCGGAAGCCGATAAAATCGCCGGCCTCGATCTCGGTGCCGACGACTACATCGCTAAGCCCTTCAGCCCGCGCGAGCTCATCGCCCGCATCAAGGCCGTGCTTCGCCGCTTCGAGCGCCCACTGCCGCCCGCCGTCGTTACCGCCGGCGACATCGTCATTGATAACGGCGCTATGACGCTCACGGTTCGTGGCAATCTGGTTACGACCACTGCCACGGAATTCCGCCTGCTCGAGTACCTCGCGCGCCATCCCGGCCGCGTCTTCACCCGCGACCAGCTCCTTGATGCCGTCTGGCGCGAAACCCACTACGTCACCCCGCGTTCGGTGGACGTTTACGTCCGAAGGATTCGTGAGAAGATTGAGGAGAATCCCGAGGATCCCCGCTATTTGAAGACGGTGCGCGGGGCCGGCTATCGGTTCGAGGTACCGAAGTGA
- a CDS encoding FAD-binding and (Fe-S)-binding domain-containing protein, producing the protein MSTDHLVSIIASDVDASRLEHRLRSTLAGEVRFDTSSRALYATDASNYRQIPIGVVLPKSDDDVRATLAACREFGAPVLARGGGTSLAGQCCNVAVVLDFSKYMNQILEINREGKYTRVQPGVVLDQLRNAATKVGLTFGPDPATHSRCTLGGMIGNNSCGMHSVMAGKTGDNVHELRVLTYDGLELTVGPTSREQLDQILAANDRRAEIYRSMQAIGDQYADLIRAKYPKIPRRVSGYNLDDLLPENNFHIARALVGSESTLVTVLEAKLRLIHNPEHRALVVLGYENIFAAADDVPELLHFNPIALEAIDGKLITAIRRKHLRHLNLDLLPEGSGFLIIEFGADSASEAAQQASALLAHVGSRAKARLYQHAAEQKTVWEIRESSLGATAFVPGEPQLWEGWEDAAVPPARMGEYLRRFQSLLDKFHYTGTLYGHFGQGCLHTRINFDLETESGVATYRAFVEEAADLVVSFGGSLSGEHGDGQSRAELLPKMYGPELIEAFRKFKQIWDPQWKMNPGKVVLPNRLDDNLRLGPHYHPWEPSTHFTFAADGGSFARASLRCVGVGECRRHENKVMCPSYRVTGEEQHSTRGRAHLLFEMMQGEIIRDGWQSEEVKESLDLCLSCKGCKSDCPVNVDVATYKAEFLSHYYEHRLRPRQAYAFGFIHDWARLASLAPGLVNLATQTPGLSSIAKLIAGIPQQRSIPAFAPKTFQQLVRDHQSRNLDAPKVLLWPDTFNNHFYPDTAVAALEVLESTGFQVIVPQADMCCGRPLYDHGFLAQAKLQLVKTMTTLAAEIDAGIPIVFLEPSCASVFRDELVNFFPDGPRAQRLKDQTYLLSDFLEKYAHKLPLPTLHRKVFAHAHCHHKAIVGVESEHKLFDRLGVDYELPNNGCCGMAGAFGFEAGEKYDVSIAVGEHELLPKVRSASRDTIIVAEGFSCREQIAQQTDRQALHPAELLHMAYHQGPEGEIGDPPESRIVEARQRAVRTSMLKSAAVLAGTLLGAYLLWRNLRD; encoded by the coding sequence ATGTCCACGGACCACCTCGTCTCCATCATCGCATCCGATGTCGACGCCTCCCGTCTCGAACACCGCCTCCGCTCCACCCTCGCCGGCGAAGTCCGCTTCGACACCAGCAGCCGCGCCCTCTACGCCACCGACGCCTCTAACTACCGCCAGATCCCCATCGGTGTCGTCCTCCCGAAATCCGACGACGACGTCCGCGCCACTCTAGCTGCCTGCCGCGAATTCGGCGCTCCCGTCCTCGCCCGTGGTGGCGGCACCAGCCTCGCCGGCCAATGCTGCAACGTCGCCGTCGTCCTCGACTTCTCGAAGTACATGAACCAGATTCTCGAGATCAACCGGGAAGGGAAGTACACCCGCGTGCAGCCCGGTGTCGTTCTCGATCAGTTGCGAAATGCTGCAACCAAAGTTGGCCTCACCTTCGGTCCCGATCCCGCTACTCACAGCCGCTGCACTCTCGGCGGCATGATCGGCAACAATTCCTGCGGCATGCATTCGGTCATGGCCGGCAAGACCGGCGACAACGTTCATGAACTCCGCGTCCTCACCTACGACGGCCTCGAGCTCACCGTTGGCCCAACGTCCCGTGAGCAACTCGATCAAATCCTAGCCGCCAACGATCGCCGCGCCGAAATCTATCGGTCGATGCAAGCCATTGGCGACCAATACGCCGACCTCATCCGCGCCAAGTATCCCAAGATCCCGCGCCGCGTCTCCGGCTACAACCTCGACGACCTTCTCCCCGAAAACAATTTCCACATCGCGCGCGCCCTCGTCGGCTCCGAATCCACGCTTGTCACCGTGCTCGAAGCCAAGCTCCGCCTCATTCATAACCCCGAGCACCGAGCCCTCGTCGTTCTTGGCTACGAAAACATCTTCGCCGCGGCCGACGACGTCCCTGAACTCCTGCACTTCAACCCCATCGCGCTCGAAGCCATCGACGGCAAGCTAATCACCGCCATCCGCCGCAAGCACCTGCGCCATCTCAACCTCGACCTCCTTCCCGAGGGCAGCGGCTTCCTCATCATCGAATTCGGCGCCGACTCCGCCAGTGAAGCCGCGCAGCAGGCCAGCGCCCTCCTCGCCCACGTTGGTTCGCGTGCCAAAGCGCGCCTCTACCAGCACGCCGCTGAACAAAAAACCGTTTGGGAAATCCGCGAATCCAGTCTCGGCGCCACCGCCTTTGTTCCCGGCGAGCCCCAACTCTGGGAAGGTTGGGAAGATGCCGCCGTTCCCCCCGCGCGCATGGGCGAATATCTTCGCCGGTTCCAATCGCTTCTCGACAAGTTCCATTACACCGGTACTCTCTATGGGCACTTCGGCCAGGGCTGCCTGCACACGCGTATCAACTTCGATCTCGAAACCGAATCCGGCGTCGCCACCTATCGCGCCTTCGTCGAAGAAGCCGCCGACCTCGTCGTCAGCTTCGGAGGCTCACTCTCCGGCGAACACGGCGACGGTCAATCCCGTGCCGAGCTCCTGCCGAAGATGTACGGCCCCGAACTCATCGAAGCCTTCCGCAAGTTCAAACAAATCTGGGACCCGCAGTGGAAGATGAATCCCGGCAAGGTCGTACTTCCCAATCGTCTCGACGACAACCTACGTCTCGGTCCCCACTACCATCCCTGGGAGCCGTCCACCCACTTCACTTTCGCCGCCGATGGCGGCAGTTTCGCCCGCGCCTCACTCCGCTGCGTCGGTGTCGGCGAGTGCCGTCGCCACGAAAACAAAGTGATGTGCCCAAGCTATCGTGTCACCGGGGAAGAGCAGCACTCCACCCGCGGCCGCGCCCACCTGCTCTTCGAAATGATGCAGGGCGAAATCATTCGCGACGGCTGGCAGAGCGAAGAAGTTAAAGAGTCGCTCGACCTCTGCCTCTCCTGCAAAGGCTGTAAAAGCGACTGCCCCGTCAACGTCGACGTCGCCACCTACAAAGCGGAATTCCTCTCCCACTACTACGAACACCGCCTCCGCCCGCGCCAGGCCTATGCCTTCGGCTTCATTCACGATTGGGCACGTCTCGCCTCACTCGCTCCCGGCCTCGTGAATCTCGCCACCCAAACTCCCGGCCTGAGTTCGATCGCGAAGCTCATCGCCGGCATCCCGCAGCAGCGGAGCATTCCCGCCTTCGCGCCGAAGACCTTCCAGCAACTCGTCCGCGACCACCAATCGCGCAACCTTGATGCCCCCAAAGTTCTCCTCTGGCCCGACACCTTCAACAACCATTTCTATCCCGACACCGCCGTCGCCGCGCTCGAAGTCCTCGAGTCCACCGGCTTCCAGGTCATCGTCCCGCAAGCCGACATGTGCTGCGGCCGCCCCCTCTACGACCACGGCTTCCTCGCGCAGGCCAAGCTCCAACTCGTCAAAACCATGACCACCCTCGCCGCCGAAATCGACGCCGGCATTCCCATCGTCTTCCTCGAGCCAAGCTGCGCCTCCGTTTTCCGCGATGAGTTAGTCAATTTCTTTCCTGACGGTCCCCGAGCCCAGCGCCTAAAAGATCAAACCTACCTCCTCAGTGACTTCCTCGAGAAGTACGCGCACAAGCTTCCGCTGCCCACTCTCCATCGCAAGGTCTTCGCGCACGCGCACTGTCATCACAAAGCCATCGTTGGCGTCGAGAGCGAACACAAGCTCTTCGACCGCCTCGGCGTGGATTACGAACTCCCCAACAACGGCTGCTGTGGGATGGCCGGTGCGTTCGGCTTCGAAGCCGGCGAGAAGTACGACGTCTCCATCGCTGTTGGCGAACACGAACTTCTTCCCAAGGTCCGTTCTGCCTCCCGCGACACCATCATCGTCGCCGAGGGCTTCAGTTGCCGAGAACAGATCGCGCAGCAAACTGATCGCCAAGCCCTCCACCCCGCGGAACTCCTCCACATGGCCTACCATCAAGGCCCGGAAGGCGAAATCGGCGATCCCCCCGAGTCCCGAATCGTCGAAGCCCGTCAACGCGCCGTCCGCACCTCCATGCTGAAATCCGCCGCCGTCCTCGCCGGCACCCTCCTCGGCGCCTACCTCCTCTGGCGCAACCTCCGTGATTAG
- a CDS encoding zinc-ribbon domain-containing protein, whose translation MAFCTNCGSTMDATSHFCTKCGKSVTPAGTAPAATSAAPAAVPPIQAYTPQPPSSGGSNIGKILLIVGGVLVVIFILSIGSMVFVAHRIKSRVERARMMHDGNSNSVDFGGFKASTNKSTARDLARKIGVDMYPGASQSGDSSEAQFGNMTTASIKLTTGDSVQKVADFYKSRYSSAMSSLDGNKFSLVSDDKGGTLTVNAEDMGGETKIEIVKVSGLKIEVK comes from the coding sequence ATGGCTTTCTGTACGAATTGCGGTTCCACGATGGATGCAACCTCGCACTTCTGTACGAAGTGCGGTAAGAGCGTCACCCCGGCCGGCACCGCTCCCGCCGCCACATCCGCCGCACCTGCTGCGGTACCTCCGATCCAGGCCTACACCCCGCAACCTCCTTCCTCGGGCGGTAGCAACATCGGCAAAATTCTTCTGATCGTCGGTGGCGTGCTGGTCGTGATCTTCATCCTCAGCATTGGCTCGATGGTCTTCGTCGCCCACCGCATCAAGAGCCGCGTCGAACGCGCTCGCATGATGCACGACGGCAACTCCAATTCTGTGGATTTCGGCGGCTTCAAAGCATCCACCAACAAAAGCACCGCCCGCGACCTCGCTCGCAAAATCGGTGTCGATATGTATCCCGGTGCGTCGCAATCCGGCGACAGCTCCGAAGCCCAGTTCGGCAACATGACCACCGCCAGCATCAAACTCACCACCGGCGACTCCGTCCAGAAAGTCGCGGACTTCTACAAGTCGCGCTACTCCAGCGCCATGTCCTCCTTGGACGGCAACAAGTTCAGCCTCGTAAGCGACGACAAAGGCGGCACCCTCACCGTCAACGCCGAAGACATGGGTGGCGAAACCAAAATCGAAATCGTCAAAGTCTCCGGCCTGAAAATCGAAGTCAAATAA
- a CDS encoding cytochrome C oxidase subunit IV family protein — protein MAHTEETHNHIVSPKLYVGIFLFLMVMTALTVFAATINFGIMNPVIALVIATAKATTVILFFMHIKYSTRLTQIVILSTLFFLFLLLGLTLTDYLSRAWMAYPSR, from the coding sequence ATGGCCCATACGGAAGAAACCCACAACCACATCGTCTCGCCGAAGCTTTACGTCGGCATCTTCCTGTTCCTCATGGTGATGACCGCGCTCACTGTGTTTGCGGCCACGATTAACTTCGGCATCATGAACCCAGTGATCGCGCTCGTCATCGCTACCGCGAAGGCGACTACGGTCATCCTGTTTTTCATGCACATCAAGTACAGCACTCGCCTCACCCAGATCGTCATCCTGAGCACGCTGTTCTTCCTCTTCCTCCTGCTCGGCCTGACCCTAACCGACTACCTCTCGCGTGCCTGGATGGCCTACCCCAGCCGCTAA
- a CDS encoding cytochrome c oxidase subunit 3: MSSDQAVVASELQHHFRDMEQQKETATFGMWIFLITEIMFFGGMFCAYLIYRLSYYQSWVDGSQRMDITLGAINTAVLIFSSLTMAMAVHSAQVGKRNLIILFLILTLVLGCVFLGIKAVEYHDHWENHELPGKYFSGLDKNGVDKGWHDVPHTSLYFALYFAMTGMHATHMIIGAGLLIWLIVAAYKGKFNENYFSPVENVGLYWHFVDIVWIYLFPLLYLISHKHTG, encoded by the coding sequence TTGTCTAGCGACCAGGCCGTTGTAGCCAGCGAGCTGCAACATCACTTTCGCGACATGGAGCAGCAGAAGGAAACTGCCACATTCGGTATGTGGATTTTCCTGATCACCGAAATCATGTTCTTCGGTGGCATGTTCTGCGCGTACCTGATCTATCGCCTGTCTTACTACCAATCCTGGGTGGATGGCAGCCAGCGCATGGACATCACGCTCGGCGCCATCAACACCGCCGTGCTCATCTTCTCCTCGCTCACCATGGCCATGGCCGTGCACTCGGCGCAGGTAGGGAAGCGCAACCTCATCATCCTCTTCCTCATCCTGACCTTGGTCCTCGGCTGTGTGTTCCTCGGTATCAAGGCCGTCGAATACCACGACCACTGGGAGAACCACGAACTCCCCGGTAAGTACTTCTCCGGCCTCGATAAGAACGGAGTAGATAAGGGCTGGCACGACGTGCCGCATACCTCGCTCTACTTCGCCCTCTATTTCGCGATGACCGGCATGCACGCTACCCACATGATCATCGGCGCTGGATTGTTGATCTGGTTGATCGTGGCTGCGTATAAAGGCAAATTTAACGAGAACTACTTCTCGCCGGTCGAGAACGTCGGACTGTATTGGCACTTCGTCGATATTGTCTGGATCTATTTATTCCCGCTGCTCTACTTGATCAGCCACAAGCACACAGGATAA
- the ctaD gene encoding cytochrome c oxidase subunit I, with protein MATTAINQSVEKETYLNAGYGLKSWLLTKDHKRIAILYLISITVFFAIGGFFAMLIRLELLTPAGDLVEADTYNKLFSMHGIIMVFFFLIPSIPATLGNFLVPLMVGAKDLAFPRINLLSWYLYIIGGTMALVAMFMGGVDTGWTFYTPLSTEYVNTNVIPVALGVFVAGFSSIFTGLNIIVTIHRMRAPGMTWSRLPLFIWSHYAASLIMVLGTPVVAITLVLAALERAFHIGIFNPQLGGDPVLFQHLFWFYSHPAVYIMILPSMAVISEIVPCFTRKRIFGYEFVALSSIGIAVLGFLVWAHHMFVAGISVYAALVFSLLSYLVAIPSAVKVFNWTATMFKGSISFETPMLYAFGFIGLFTIGGLTGLFLANLGVDIHVHDTYFVIAHFHYIMVGGAIMGYLGGLHFWWPKMTGRMYPEAWAKLSALLVFVGFNLTFFPQFVLGYMGMPRRYHAYAPEFQVLNVLSTAGASVLAVGYLFPLFYFLWSLKYGQIAPNNPYNAVGLEWMTQSPPPAHNFDKTPVVTWEAYDYENQPQEEVPVV; from the coding sequence ATGGCAACAACAGCAATCAATCAGTCCGTGGAAAAAGAGACCTACCTCAATGCAGGGTACGGTCTGAAGTCATGGCTCTTGACGAAGGACCACAAGCGCATCGCGATCCTCTACTTGATCTCGATCACCGTGTTCTTCGCAATTGGCGGGTTCTTCGCCATGCTCATCCGTCTTGAGCTGCTGACCCCCGCGGGCGACTTGGTCGAAGCCGACACCTACAACAAGCTCTTCTCGATGCATGGCATCATCATGGTGTTCTTCTTCCTGATCCCGTCCATCCCTGCGACGCTCGGCAATTTCCTCGTGCCCCTCATGGTCGGCGCCAAGGACTTGGCCTTCCCGCGCATCAACCTGCTGAGCTGGTATCTCTACATCATTGGCGGAACCATGGCGCTCGTCGCCATGTTCATGGGCGGCGTTGACACCGGCTGGACCTTCTACACTCCGCTCAGCACCGAGTACGTCAATACTAACGTGATCCCGGTTGCCCTCGGCGTCTTCGTCGCCGGGTTCTCGTCCATCTTCACTGGACTGAATATCATCGTGACCATCCACCGCATGCGCGCTCCCGGTATGACCTGGAGCCGCCTGCCACTCTTCATCTGGTCGCATTATGCCGCCAGCCTGATCATGGTCCTCGGTACGCCGGTTGTTGCTATCACCCTGGTGCTCGCCGCTCTCGAGCGCGCCTTCCACATCGGCATCTTCAACCCGCAGCTTGGCGGAGACCCGGTGCTCTTCCAGCACCTCTTCTGGTTCTATTCGCATCCCGCCGTCTACATCATGATTCTGCCTTCGATGGCGGTGATCTCCGAGATCGTGCCCTGCTTCACGCGTAAGCGCATCTTCGGATATGAATTCGTTGCGCTCTCCTCGATCGGCATCGCCGTCCTCGGCTTCCTCGTGTGGGCGCACCACATGTTCGTCGCCGGAATCTCGGTGTACGCTGCTCTGGTTTTCTCGCTTCTGAGCTACCTCGTCGCCATCCCGTCCGCCGTAAAGGTCTTCAACTGGACGGCTACGATGTTCAAAGGCTCCATCAGCTTCGAGACCCCGATGCTCTACGCCTTCGGGTTCATTGGACTGTTCACCATCGGCGGACTCACCGGCTTGTTCCTCGCCAACCTCGGCGTCGACATCCACGTCCACGACACTTACTTCGTGATCGCGCACTTCCACTACATCATGGTCGGCGGTGCCATCATGGGTTATCTCGGCGGACTCCACTTCTGGTGGCCCAAGATGACCGGCCGCATGTATCCCGAAGCCTGGGCAAAGCTCTCGGCGCTGCTCGTCTTCGTCGGCTTCAACCTCACCTTCTTCCCGCAATTCGTTCTCGGATACATGGGCATGCCGCGTCGCTATCACGCCTACGCCCCTGAATTCCAGGTTCTGAACGTGCTCTCCACCGCCGGCGCTTCGGTGCTCGCCGTGGGATATCTGTTCCCGCTCTTCTATTTCCTGTGGTCGCTGAAGTATGGGCAGATCGCACCCAACAATCCGTACAACGCCGTTGGTTTGGAGTGGATGACGCAATCGCCGCCACCCGCCCACAACTTCGATAAGACACCTGTTGTCACCTGGGAAGCCTACGATTACGAGAACCAGCCCCAGGAGGAGGTCCCCGTTGTCTAG